The genomic region TCCAGATCTTTTTCATTTTCTGTTGGAATAAGGATCGTTTTCAGCCCGGCGCGATGGGCACTTAAGGATTTTTCTTTTAAGCCGCCTATTGGTAATACCCGTCCTCTTAAGGTAATCTCCCCTGTCATACCTACCTCTTTACGTACCGGACGTCCAGTTAATGCGGATACGAGTGCCGTAGCCATGGTAATTCCTGCTGATGGTCCATCCTTAGGAGTTGCTCCTTCTGGTACGTGAATATGGATATCGTTTTCATCATGAAACTCAGGGTCAATATTTAATTCCTCTGCACGTGAACGGATATAACTGAACGCTGCCTGAGCCGATTCTTTCATGACGTCTCCCAATTTACCTGTTAAGGTGAGCTTTCCTTTTCCTGGATAAATCGATACCTCAATAGATAGCGTATCCCCACCTGCCGTGGTATAAGCAAGACCGGTGGCTGCACCAATTTGATCCTCATCTTCTGCCTGACCATAACGAAAACGCGGCTTACCCAGCATTTCCTCAAGCATTTTTTCTGTTACGATGACACGCTTCTTCTCATCTGAGACAATCATTTTTGCACCTTTACGGCAAATCGAAGCCAGTGTACGTTCAAGGTTCCTTACACCCGCTTCTCTTGTATACATACGAATGATTTTAAGCAGAGCTTCATCCCGTACCTGAATTTTGCCTTTTGTTAACCCATGCTCCTTAATTTGCTTAGGTAGCAGGTGCTCTTTGGCAATATGAAGCTTTTCAATTTCTGTATACCCTGCAATCGAAATGACTTCCATTCGATCCAGCAATGGTCCAGGGACAGTCTGCAGTGTATTGGCTGTAGCAATGAACATTACATTGGATAAGTCATAGGTTTCTTCTATAAAGTGGTCACTGAATGTGCTGTTTTGTTCAGGATCCAGTACCTCCAACATAGCTGAAGATGGATCTCCACGGAAATCATTGGACATTTTATCAATTTCATCAAGTAAAAATACCGGGTTAATGGTTCCCGCTTTCTTCATGCCCTGAATGATCCGACCAGGCATTGCACCTACATATGTTCTGCGATGCCCTCTGATTTCTGCTTCATCACGAACACCACCAAGTGAAGCACGTACAAATTTCCGGTCAATGGATTTGGCTATGGACTGGGCGAGAGAGGTTTTCCCTACTCCAGGCGGTCCCACTAAACATAAAATGGGGCCATTGATACTTTCCGTTAATTGCTGTACGGCTAAGTATTCCAAAATACGCTCCTTCACCTTGTCTAAACCATAATGATCTTCATTCAGTGTTCGTTCAGCTCTTATAATGTCTAAAATATCCTCGGTTTCCTCGGTCCACGGAAGAGCAATTAACCATTCAATATAATTGCGAATCACAGAGCTCTCTGCTGAATTATTCGGTACCCTTTCATATCGATCAAGTTCTTTATTTGCAACCTTCTCGATTCGTTCAGGCATGTTGGCTTCCTCAATTTTTTCACGTAATTGAGCGACCTCACCTGTTTTGCCATCCTTATCACCTAATTCTTTCTGGATGGCCTTCATCTGTTCCCTTAAATAGTATTCCTTTTGTGTACGCTCCATCGACTTTTTAACACGCTGACCAATTTTCTTTTCCAGGTTCAGGACTTCTTTTTCGTTATGAATTAATTCAATGAGATGATCAAGTCGTTCTTTCACATTGATCATCTCGAGTATGTTTTGTTTATCTTTCATTTTTAATGAAAGATGGGAGGCTACAATGTCTGCCAGACGGCCAGGCTCGTCAATATCCGA from Virgibacillus sp. MSP4-1 harbors:
- the lon gene encoding endopeptidase La — protein: MAKDTITQLPLLPLRGLIVYPSMVLHLDVGRDKSVKALEQSMVEDNRIFLASQKEVNIDEPGKDDIYPIGTIANVKQMLKLPNGTIRVLVEGLERAELLQFKDEEEDYFLVDVEEIEETHGDKVEEEALMRTLLEYFEQYIKASKKTSKEALSSVSDIDEPGRLADIVASHLSLKMKDKQNILEMINVKERLDHLIELIHNEKEVLNLEKKIGQRVKKSMERTQKEYYLREQMKAIQKELGDKDGKTGEVAQLREKIEEANMPERIEKVANKELDRYERVPNNSAESSVIRNYIEWLIALPWTEETEDILDIIRAERTLNEDHYGLDKVKERILEYLAVQQLTESINGPILCLVGPPGVGKTSLAQSIAKSIDRKFVRASLGGVRDEAEIRGHRRTYVGAMPGRIIQGMKKAGTINPVFLLDEIDKMSNDFRGDPSSAMLEVLDPEQNSTFSDHFIEETYDLSNVMFIATANTLQTVPGPLLDRMEVISIAGYTEIEKLHIAKEHLLPKQIKEHGLTKGKIQVRDEALLKIIRMYTREAGVRNLERTLASICRKGAKMIVSDEKKRVIVTEKMLEEMLGKPRFRYGQAEDEDQIGAATGLAYTTAGGDTLSIEVSIYPGKGKLTLTGKLGDVMKESAQAAFSYIRSRAEELNIDPEFHDENDIHIHVPEGATPKDGPSAGITMATALVSALTGRPVRKEVGMTGEITLRGRVLPIGGLKEKSLSAHRAGLKTILIPTENEKDLENVPDSVRKGLNFIRVDHLDQVLEHALMEEPENESK